The following proteins come from a genomic window of Enterobacter sp. RHBSTW-00175:
- a CDS encoding heme-binding protein, with translation MTKSIATASINRETAVALIDAAIAAARTIGIPAAVAVVDATGNLRAFERTDDAPFLTVDVAIDKAWSSASFGYPTHVWNDYVSNDPKVAPLAYRPRMVAVGGGYPILEDGKLIGGIGISGGNYQQDQDACVEALTKIGFELPA, from the coding sequence ATGACGAAATCCATTGCCACCGCCTCGATCAACCGCGAAACCGCCGTCGCCCTCATCGACGCGGCGATCGCCGCGGCACGTACAATCGGCATCCCGGCTGCGGTCGCCGTCGTCGACGCCACCGGTAACCTGCGCGCGTTCGAGCGCACTGATGACGCGCCGTTTCTCACCGTCGATGTTGCCATCGACAAGGCTTGGAGTTCCGCCTCGTTTGGGTACCCCACCCATGTCTGGAACGACTATGTTTCGAACGATCCAAAAGTGGCGCCGCTGGCCTATCGCCCCCGGATGGTCGCTGTCGGCGGAGGCTATCCGATCCTGGAAGACGGGAAGTTGATCGGCGGGATCGGCATCTCCGGAGGCAACTATCAGCAGGATCAGGATGCGTGCGTCGAGGCACTCACGAAAATCGGGTTCGAGCTGCCAGCCTGA